The following nucleotide sequence is from Paeniglutamicibacter kerguelensis.
TTTCCGCGGTCCAGGAAGGCCGCTGGAAACTCGCCGGCAAACTCTTGGAAGAGGCCCGGGCGGAGCTCGCGGTACACGACCCTGATCGGTTCTTCGTACTGGCAGAGGCCCTGCACGACTACGAATTATCCGAGTCCAGCCGTGACCCTGCATGCGATGATCGAGGTTTCCGCGACAACCCGACGAATCGCGGGTACATGGGGTTGGAGAACTCCGACGCGACGTTGCTTGCTGCAGCGTATCGGAGCCTTTCGCGAGGCCTGGAGAATACCGGCTATCTGCAGAACCTCATCGAAAAAGCCCACGTCGAAAATCGTTTCCATACGGAACAGCAGCTACTGATCCTGCTTTGGAAATCGGCGTCCGGGCCATCGAAAAACAACGAGGGAACGGCCAGGCTCCAGGAACTTTGCGCTCCCGGTGTTGGTCGCCGAAACGGCGCCTTGGCCGCTGCGGTCTCGACGACGGCCTCTACGGACACAACGACATTGGTGAATGCCGCAGAAGAGCTCTTCTCCAGCGGTGAAACCGGACTGGGCACCGAGCTCCTTGCCGTTTCCCTGCAGAACCTCGAAGGGACGAAGAGCGAACGCCTGCGCGGTGTCGTGCTGCGCAAGCTGGATTCCTGGATCAAGGAGCTGGGCGGAAAAGCCTGGGGCAACCTGGCCGAGGTCCTGAATGAAAGGGTTTTGACGAACCGGGAGAAAGAGATAATTTCCCTGGTTGGCCAAGGCCTAAGCAACAAGGAAATCGCACGGGAGCTGGTGGTTTCTCAACGAACTGTTGAAGGCCACCTATACAGGGTCTTCGCCAAGCTTGGGATCAGCGGACGTGAGGAACTCGACGGCCAGCTGTAGGCGGGGGCTTCAACCATGCAGCTTTTTCTTCGAATGGCGTGGCTCCGATTTCACGTAGTGGATTGCAAAGAATTAGGTAGCTGCTACGCGTGAGCAAGGGTGGATTTGCACTGCCTAAGCGTTTCCATACGGAACAGCAGCTACTGATCCTGTGTTGGAAATCGGCGTCCGGGCCATCGAAAAACAACGAGGGAACGGCCAGGCTCCAGGAACTTTGCGCTCCCGGTGTTGGTCGCCGAAACGGCGCCTTGGCCGCTGCGGTCTCGACGACGGCCTCTACGGACATAACGACATTGGTGAATGCCGCAGAAGAGCTCTTCTCCAGCGGTGAAACCGGACTGGGCACCGAGCTCCTTGCCGTTTCCCTGCAGAACCTCGAAGGGACGAAGAGCGAACGCCTGCGCGGTGTCGTGCTGCGCAAGCTGGATTCCTGGATCAAGGAGCTGGGCGGAAAAGCCTGGGGCAACCTGGCGAAGGCCCCCTAATACGGGTCTTCGCCAAACGTGGGATCACCGGACGTGAGGACCTCGACGGTCGGCTGTAGGCGGGAGCTTCAATCATGAACCTTTTTCTTCGAGTGGCGTGGCTCCGATTTCACGTAGTGGATTGCGAAGAATTAGGTAGCTGCTACGCGTGAGCAGGGGCCTTGCATTGTCTAGTGTTTGAGATACCCCAGAAGGTCCCGTTTGGTCGATGGCGTGAATCCGGTTCACATGATTCATGATTCCCAGACCGGGATCATCTGGTGGCAAGCGGATCCAATAGATGGGTCCACTTGTAAACAAAGGACTGGAGCCGGCGGTTGGCGATCCTCTCCAACGAGTGATCGACCCCCCCAGCAGCCGTCGGCTCCTTCCGGGTTCTCGCAAACGGCACAGTCCTACGACTCGCCGCCGATCCGGGCACCCCTGGTGTACGCGTTCCAGCGGTCGCGAGGTTTCCCGCGAAAAAACCATCGGATTACTTTCACAAAGCCGGGGCAATGCAAACTGCCCTGACGCCAACGGCATCTCCCTGGCCAACGGTCACGCCGACCATTTCCCAGTCATCGCCTGACTTCCGTGTGCCATCGGGGTTGATCGCACGCGGAAAGAGGTCGTTGGTCAGCACCACTGCGGGCCAATGAATACGCCGTCGCCCAGTACTGCAGGTTCGTAGACCAGCGCATAGTTTTGTATTTTGCATCGATTGCCGAGTCGAACGCCGGGCCCGATATAGGCACCCCAGCCCACATTGCGCTGCTCGCCGAGAACGGCGTCTTCGCGTACCTGCGCCAAATGCCAGATATTGGTTTCAGCTCCCAAAAAGGCACTGAAGGCGACATCTGCAGATTCCTCAACATGCGTCATTACTGATTCCCCAAATCATCAGTCAGCGAGATTCCTATTCTCCCTAACCTTGGAGGAAGAAGCCGCCTCTGCACAAGGGCCCAGCCCAGGGAATCCTTTGGGGCTACTGCTCGGTGGCGGGTGCCGCCATCTGGTCGCGTAGTCCGGGTTCCTTGCGAAGACCCGTGAGTCCATACCAAGCGAGGTTGACCACATGGGCCGCTACCGTGCGCTTGTCGGGATGCCGTGCATCAAGCCACCACTGGGCGGTCATGGCGACCATGCCCACCAGCATCTGCGCATAAATCGAGCCGTCTTCGGCGCTGAAGCCGCGGCGTGAGAACTCGTCGGCCAGAATGTGCTCAACCTGTTCAGTGACCTTGGTCAACAGTGTTGAGTATGTGCCTTCGGGCTGCGACGGGGGAGCATCTCGCACGAGAATGCGAAAGCCTTCGGTGCAGTCCTCTATGTAGGTCAAGAGAGCGAGCGCAGCCTTCTCGAGCAACACGCGCGAAGAATCATCGCCGGAAAGAGAATCAGTGATGCGCGTCAGCAACTCCCTGTACTCGTTGGTCACCACCTCCATATAGAGGGCTTCCTTGGAGCTGAAGTGTTCATAGACAACGGGCTTCGATACCCCGGCGGCGGTGGCGATTTCCTCGATGGTGGTTCCGTCAACCCCGCGCAGGGAGAACAACTGACGAGCGATATCGAGCAGTTGTAGTCGTCGCTGGACCCCGGTCATTCGGGTGCGGGGGCGTTGAATGGCACTCATGTACTTCATCGTACGCAGGAAAAGCCGATTGTCGGGCTACAGACGGTCGGGACACGCATGGGCACCAAGTCGCATCAAAGGTCCCAGTCGTGGCAGAATAGTTGACTGTGTCCTAGAGCAGGCCTCGAAGCACAATCCGCCCTGGTGTAATTGGCAGCACCCCAGCCTTTGGAGCTGTGGAGTATAGGTTCGAGTCCTATGGGCGGAACGCATCACCCAATGAAATTCTTGGTGAAATTCACAAGATAGAATGGTGAAGCCAGGCTGGGCCGGTCCGGCTAGCCAAAGTACAGGGAGTACAAATCTTGAGCGTTCAAGCCAACGCACCAGCTGCCGTCATTGTCCTAGCCGCAGGCGCGGGAACCAGAATGAAATCGGCTAAGCCCAAGATCCTTCACGAAATCAGTGGTCGCTCCATGCTCGGGCATGCGATTGCTGCCGCGCGTGGCCTGGAACCCTCAAAGCTCGTTGCAGTGGTACGCCACGAACGTGAACGCGTTGTCGAGCACCTCCTGCAGATCCTCCCGGATGCGATCATCGCCGATCAGGACGAGATCCCTGGCACCGGACGTGCGGTACAGCTGGGCCTGGAAAAGCTGGATGAGAGCCTTGAAGGCACCGTCGTGGTGACCTACGGCGACGTCCCATTGCTGACGACCGAACTGTTGTCGGAACTCGTGGAAGTACACGACAGCGAAGGCAACGCCGTGACGGTTCTTACCGCGCTGCTTGACGACGCCACCGGATACGGCCGCATCCTTCGCGCCGCGGACGGCACCGTCACCGGCATCCGCGAACACAAGGACGCCAGCGACGAAGAACGCGCCATTCGCGAAGTCAATTCCGGTATCTATGCATTCGACGCCGAAATCCTGCGCACGGCACTGAACGAAGTCACCACGGAAAACGCCCAGGGCGAGATGTACCTCACCGACGTTTTGGGCATCGCCCGGGCAAACGGCGGCCGCGTGGCAGCGGTTGTCACCGAGGACCGCTGGCAGGTCGAAGGCGCGAACGATCGTGTCCAGCTTGCGGCTTTGGGCAAGGAAATGAACCGACGCACCCTCGAAGCCTGGATGCGCGCCGGGGTCAGCATCATTGACCCGGCCACCACCTGGATCGATGTCGAGGTCGCACTTTCCAACGATGTCACCATCAAGCCGGGCACCCAGCTCCATGGCACCACCGCGATCGGCACCGATGCGGTCATCGGCCCGGACACCACCTTGACCGACACCTCCGTGGGCCGCGGCGCCACGATCGTTCGTTCGGATGTCACGGGCTCAATTATTTCCGAGGGCGCAACGGTGGGTCCGTTTGCCTATGTGCGCCCCAAGACCAATCTTGGCCCCGACGCCAAGATCGGCGCCTTCTACGAAACCAAGAACGTCGTTGTTGGCCGTGGATCGAAGCTCTCGCACCTTGGCTACGCCGGGGATGCCGAAATCGGTGAATTCACCAACATCGGCTGTGGCAACATCACCGCCAACTACGACGGGGTCAACAAACACCGCACCGTCATTGGCTCGCACGTGCGCACCGCCTCCAACACCGTCTTTGTCGCCCCCGTGACCATTGGCGACGGCGCATACACCGGAGCCGGTGCCATCGTACGCAAGAACGTTCCGGCGGGGGCGCTTGCCCTCTCCGTGGCACCGCAACATAATGCCGAGGGCTGGACGCTTGCCAAGCGCCCGGGTTCCCCCGCTGCAGAAGCTGCTTTCAAGTCGGCCCTTGATTCCGGTGTAGCCACCGAATCAGCGGATTCGGCAAAGTAAAACCAATCACCTTCGATCCCCGTTCGAGCGAGAAAGCGATCCCATGAGCGAATTGAGCCATAACGTCGATAAGAAGCTGGTTCTAGCTTCAGGGCGTGCCCACCCGGAACTAGCCGAGGAGGTGGCAGCGGCGCTTGGCACCGAATTGCTTCCGATCAGCGCATATGACTTCGCCAACGGCGAGATCTACGTTCGTTCGGGCGAGTCTGTACGCGGCAAGGATGTCTTTGTCATCCAGGCCCACCCTGCACCGCTGAACAACTGGCTTATGGAGCAGCTGATCATGGTTGACTCCATGAAGCGCGCCTCCGCCCGTCGCATCACCGTTGTGGCACCGTTCTACCCGTACGCCCGCCAGGACAAGAAGGGACGCGGCCGCGAGCCGATCTCGGCCCGTTTGGTCGCCGACCTGTTCAAGGCCGCCGGCGCGGACCGCATCATGAGCGTCGACCTGCACACTGCGCAGATCCAGGGCTTCTTCGACGGCCCGGTCGACCACCTCTTTGCCATCCCGCTGCTGGCGGATTACATTCGCGACCTGGTCGGCGACGACCAGGTGACCGTTGTTTCCCCGGACACCGGGCGAGTCCGCGTTGCCGAGCAGTGGGCCGAACGCTTGGGCGGCGCCCCGCTGGCCTTCGTGCACAAGTCCCGCGACCTCACCGTCCCGAACCAGGCAGTGTCCAAGACCGTTGTCGGCCAGATCGAGGGTCGCACCTGCGTGCTGATCGATGACATGATCGACACCGGCGGAACCATCGCCGGCGCTGTGAAGGTGCTGAAGGATGCAGGCGCCAAGGATGTCATCATCGCCGCCACCCACGCGGTCTTCTCCGACCCGGCAGCCCAGCGCCTTGCCGAATGTGGTGCGCGCGAAGTTGTTGTCACCAATACGCTTCCGATTCCGGAATCCAAGCGCTTCGACACCCTCAAGGTGCTTTCGATTGCTCCGTTGCTGGCCCGCGCCATCAAGGAAGTTTTCGAAGACGGCTCGGTCACCAGCTTGTTCGACGGCAACGCCTAAGGCCAACGCCTCATAGGTTTTACGAGGACCTCCCGACGCCCGCCCGGCGTCGGGAGGTCCTCGTTTTCGTTGGTGCTTCGCTGCCGGGGAATGCCACGATTACCTTGTCCAACGCAACTCCTGCTAAAATCAATGCTTGTGCCCAGGCGAGGGAACTGCATGCAAATGCGGGTCCGTTATCGACGAGGCTAGAAACGCATGTAGCGTCCTTCTCCTGAAGAGGAAATGGATGATGTTGCTTCTAGGCCCGAGCGGGGCAAGAACCAATTCATCATCTTCCATTAGGAGAAATCATGAGCAAGATCATCACGCTTGACGGCGAACTGCGCACCGACTTCGGTAAGGGTGCCGCACGCCAGGCCCGCCGCGCCGGGAAGATCCCTGCAGTCATCTACGGTCACGGCACCGAAGCAGTACGCGTTCTGCTTCCGGCCGCTGCAACCACCCTTGCTGTTCGTGGCGCCAACGCCCTGCTGAACATCTCCGTTGACGGCGAAGACACCGTCACCCTGGTGAAGGACATCCAGCGCCACGCCCTGCGCCAGACCGTTGACCACCTTGACCTCCTGATCGTCAAGAAGGGCGAAAAGGTTACCGTTGAGGTTTCCGTTCACGTCCAGGGCGACCTCGTTGCTGGCGCTTCCCTGTCGCTGGACCACGCCGTCATCGCCGTTGAAGCCGAAGCTGTTGCACTTCCGGAGTTCGTTGTTGCCAACGTCGCTGGCATTGCCGCGGGCTCGCACATCCTGGCCTCGGACCTGGTTCTTCCGGAAGGCACCGCACTGGCCATCCCGGGCGACGTTGTTATTGCAACCGTCGACGCAGTAGCTTCTGAAGCCGACTCAGCAGCATCTGCCGAGTAATCTTCGGGTATTTTTCATCGCATGACTAGCGATACCTGGCTTGTAGCCGGGCTCGGGAACCCCGGGCCCGGCTACGCGCATAATAGGCACAATGTCGGGCAGATGGTTGTTGATGAATTGGCTTCCCGAATGGGCGGCAAATTCAAGACCCACAGTTCGCGCTCCCAAATCCTTGAGGGACGGCTGGGGATCGGCGGGCCGAGATTGATCTTGGCCAAGCCCATGACGTACATGAATCTTTCCGGGGGACCGGTGGGCAACCTGGCCAAGTTCTTCGGCATCGATGCAACCCACGTCATCGCCGTGCACGACGAGATTGACATCCCCTTTGACACCGTCAAGCTCAAGCTTGGTGGCGGCGAAGGCGGGCACAACGGGCTGCGGGATATTTCCAAGGCTCTGGGAACCAAGGACTATCTGAGGGTGAGAGTCGGTGTGGGGCGTCCTCCCGGACGCATGGAAACCGCCGACTACGTGCTGAAGGACTTTTCCAAGGATGAGAAGAAAGATCTTCCTTTCCTAGTCGATAACTCAGCGGATGCAGTGGAGTATCTGGTGCGCCTGGGGCTTGAAGCTGCTCAACTGAAGGTTCACACTTCGTAACAAGGGCGGGCCGGACAGGCCTCCACCCCGCTCTGACAGCGGTAGACGGAAATAGTAGTACTCCGAATGCTGATTCATCAATTTGTTCAACCATCGTGTAGCTCCTAGAATGATCTAGTGCCTTTTTGGCCCCAAAGACTAGGGGCCGGTAGTGGGCGGCCTCCGAGACTGGGCCACCCCCATCCTGCTACCGGCCTCTTTTTTGTGCCCGCGGAGCGTGGGTAAGGTTTGGCTTAGGTGCCCACGCCGCCACGGCGTGGGACAATTAGCGAAGAAATTGATGCCGTAATCAAGATGCGATTTCTGGCGAGGCAACCATCATAATGGCGGCGCCCGCGGGGACGCTTCGGCATGAAATCAGACTTCGGAGGATTCCACAGTGTCCAGTGCATCGCCCCAGCCGCAAGATGCCCACATCGAACGACTCGATGACCTTGAGATATCGCGTCTTCGAGCAGATTTTCCGATCCTTGAGCGCAGCATCAACGGCTCGGCCCTGATTTACCTGGACTCCGGTGCCACGTCGCAAAAACCCAGTTGCGTGTACGAAGCGGAACAGCACTACTACGAGAGCTTCAACGCCGCGGTCCACCGTGGGGCGCACTCGCTGGCAGTTGAAGCCACCGACATTTTCGAGCAAGCACGTTCAACGGTCTCCAACTTCATCGGTGCCAACGAAAACGAACTTGTTTGGACCTCAAACGCCACCGAGGCACTGAACCTCATCACCTATTCCTTCGCCAACGCCAGTGCCGGCCTTGGCGGGGAAGCCGCCAAACGCTTTGCGTTGGGGGAAGGCGACGAAATCGTAGTGACGGAACTCGAACACCACGCCAACCTGATTCCTTGGCAGGAACTTGCCGCCCGCACCGGCGCCACGTTGAAGTACATTCCCGTTGACGAACACGGCGCGCTGCGCATGGATCTGGCCGAACAGATCATTTCTGCGCGTACGCGCGTGCTCGCCTTCACCCATGTTTCCAATGTCCTGGGCTCGATCACCGACGTGTCGGCACTGGTGGCGTTGGCTCGCAACGTCGGGGCGCTCACCGTCCTCGACGGCTGCCAGTCGGTTCCGCACCTGCCAGTCGACGTCAAGAAGCTCGACGTCGACTTCATGGCATTCTCCGGCCACAAGATGCTTGGTCCCACCGGCATCGGCGGACTGTACGGGCGGAGTGAGTTGCTCGATGCCATGCCACCGTTCCTGACCGGCGGGTCGATGATCACCTCCGTCACCATGGAGAAGGCCGAATTCCTCCCGGCACCCATGCGTTTCGAGGCGGGCACGCAGCGTATTTCGCAGGCCCACGGGCTGGCCACCGCAGTGTCCTACCTGGAAGAGGTGGGCATGGACAGGGTTGCAGCCTGGGAGGAACACCTGGGCGAGCGAATGCTCACCGGCTTGCGGCAAATCCCCGGAATTCGGGTACTCGGGCCAGAAGCCGGGGCTGCCCGCATCGGCACTGCGCCGTTTACCGTTGACGGCGTGCACCCGCATGACGTAGGCCAATTCCTCGATGCCCGCGGCATCGCCGTGCGCGTGGGGCACCATTGCGCGCAGCCGCTGCACCGTGCGCTTGGCGTCAACGCCAGCACAAGGGCCAGCACCTACCTCTACAACACCACTAGCGACATCGACGCGCTGCTCAATGCGGTGGCCGATGTGTGCGGATACTTCGGAGTCAGCAAGTGAGCGAACTAGACCAGCTGTACCAGCAGATCATTCTGGAACATGCCAAGGCCCGGCATGGCGACGGGCTCAACGAGGCCCCGGAGGGTTGTTCGCACGGAGAATCGATGCAGCACAACCCCGTGTGCGGGGATCAAATCCGTTTGCGTGTCCAGCTTGAGGGCACCACGCTGAAGGACATCTCCTGGGAGGGCGACGGCTGCTCCATCTCGATGGCCTCGGCATCCGTGCTCTCGGAAATGGCCAGTGGCCTTGAACGGGACGAATTCATTGGCATCCTCGAGGAGTTCCGCGAACTGATGCGCTCCCGCGGTGCACGCGAGGCGAACGAGGAAATCCTGGGCGACGCCGCGGCGTTCGCCGGGGTCTCAAAGTTCCCTGCACGCGTCAAATGCGCGATGCTTTCCTGGGTTGCAGCAGAGGCAGCGTTGCTGGCGGCGAATTCCCAAGCCTGACCCCGCCCGTTGTAGCCTGTTGGGCGGACAACGCCCAGGCGAGGCCGTACTCCGGTTGCAGAAAAAGGGCCTTGGTCCTGCCCCCGATGAAGAATCGGTTGCAGGACCAAGGCCCTTTCCAGTGCAGCGGGCTTGTCTCCCGGCTGTTACTGGAAGACGTCCGGGATGCCGTCGTGGTTCTTGTCCACGGCGTTGCGCTCGGCAATCAGGCGGTAGCGGCGGTCGCGTGGACGCAGCCACAGGGATCCGAGTATTGCGGCCAGCAGTGAGGCAAGAAGGACCGCGACCTTGGCGTGGTCGTAGTGCGGGGACTCGAGTCCGAACGATAATTCCGAGACCAGCAGCGAGACGGTGAAGCCGATGCCGGCCAGGAAGGTGACGCCGAGCAGGTCGCCCCACCTGACGTCGGGGTCGAGGTTCGCATGGACGCTGCGGGTCACAAGCCAGGTGGCGCTCATGATGCCTATTGGCTTGCCGAAGAGCAGGCCGAAAACGATGCCCCAGAGCACCGTGTCGCCGAACGCGGAGGCGATGCCGCTGGCGCCCCCGATGGCAACGCCGGCCGCGAAGAAGGCGAAGACCGGAACGCAGAAGCCGCTAGAAAGCGGGCGGAAACGGTGCTCGAACTTCTCGGCCAGGCCCGGCTTCTCCGGCTCGTCCTTGCGCAGGACCGGAACGCAGAATCCAAGGACAACGCCGGCGATCGTCGCGTGCACGCCGGACCCGAAGACCAAGGCCCAGCTGACGGCACCCAGCGGCAACAGGATGAGCCACGGTGCCCACCGCTTGGAAGCGAAGAACTTGGGCCACCGGTGGGTCAGGAACGCGTAGAGGGCGATCGGCACGATGGCCATCAACAGGTATGGGGGACGCAGGTCGTCGGTGAAGACGAAGGCGATGATCACGATGGCGATGAGGTCGTCGACCACGGCCAGGGTCAGCAGGAAGATGCGCAACGGTGAAGGCAAGTTCGAGCCGATGACGGCCAGGACGGCCACGGCAAACGCGATGTCGGTGGCGGTGGGAATCGCCCAGCCGCGCAGGGTTTCCCCGCCGGTGGAGGCATTCATGGCAACGAAGATCAGCGCCGGGACCAGCACGCCGCCGAAGGCCGCGGCGACGGGAACGACGGCGCGTTTGAAATCGCGCAGGTCGCCGGCAACGAATTCCTTCTTCAGTTCGAGCCCGACCAGGAAGAAGAACACGGCCAGCAGGCCGTCCGCGGCCCAGTGGCCGAGCGAAAGGTTCAAGTCGATGCCGGCGATCTCGAAGCCGATGTGGAAGTCCCGAAGCGCGAAGTAGCTGTCCGCTGCGGGGGAATTGGCCCAGATGAGGGCGACGACTGCGCCGAAGATGAGCACCATGCCGCCGACGGTTTCCTTGCGAAGGATTTCACCAATGCGAAGGCTTTCGGAGTAGCTGCCGAGGCCAAGGACCGTTCGGGGTTTTGGGGTGGGCGGTTGAGGCTGGCTCATGGATGTTCATCGATTCTTCTCGGGTACGTTGAATTATCGCCGACCAGACTTCCCGGCACACCAGAGACCACAGTATCGGAAAAAATCAGATGTGTGCACATTTTTTGGCATGGGGGCCGGCTTCGGCCGCCGGTTTTCGGCCCCGTTGGTCCAAGAAACCGGGTGCCCAAAACGGCGGACCGACACCGTCCAGCCGCGAGTGAGAGGTTGGAAGATGCCGGTCCGGGGAATCGGTCTCCGGTGGTCAAACCGGGCCGAGTGGGCGCTGGCTAGCCGCGTTCAATCCATGAGGAGACGGTGTTGCCCTGCAAGGCAAGCGCCTTGGAGATGAACGGCTCGGCCGCAGAAGCGATTTTTCCGCCAACGAACGGGATCGAGGAGGAAACCGTTGCTTCGATGCCCAGGGCGGAGCCCTCGGCGCTAGCGCGCAGCGATTCGGAACCGGCGACCGAAACCGGCAGGGAGCCGACGGTGACCTTCAAGGTGGCATCGCGGGAACCATCGGCGGCCGGGGCTGTCCAAGACTCGACCTGGGTGACCTCAACGGTCTGCCCGACGAACTTCCGGGCAATCTCCGGCGCGCGATCGGTCGGCAGGGACCTGACGGTGGTCAGGGTGAAGGCTGCTGCGACGTCGCCGGCCACCTCAAAACTCTTCAGTTCGCCACCGACCATGGTGGTCAGGTGTTCAGCGAATGCGCGATCGGTCAATGTGGCGATGACGGCCGCGGGGGCGTGCATCAGATCAGTGGTGGCATTAAGTGCCATAAGGCAAACTCCGTATAGATAGATCGGCCAAAGCAAACGTTCTTGCGCCTCCAAGAGTACCCGTGCCGACAGGTCGGAGCTGTACGCTTGGATATGCGCACCCCGGGATTCGAATGGAATTCCGGGTAGTTGTGTTGTGCGCGGGAACCGGTTTTTCGAAAGGTAGCTAGTCGATGGCGCTTCATGGTCTGCGCAGTGCACTGCGAGCCGACACGTCTTTTTCAAGGGTGCATTCCAACGCGGCGACCGGCTACGCGACGCGGGCCAACCAGCTGGAGATCGCCGCCCCGACCGGCATGCGGCCGGTCATCACCGCGGAAACGCTTGAGGCCCTGCAGTCAAAGGTGCCGGGAGCCGTGGTGCTCGCGGTGACGGCCACCGGGCGCGAGGCCGAGGACCTCAGCGCCGGGCTGCGCAGCTACCTGCCCGATGAAGCAATCGCCGAGTTCCCGTCCTGGGAGACGCTCCCGCACGAACGGCTCTCGCCGCGTTCGGACACCGTCGGACGCCGCCTGGCCGTGCTGCGCCGCCTGGAGCTGAAGGACCCTGGCCTGAAGGTCATCGTTGCCCCGGTCCGGGCCGTCATCCAACCCCTGGTGGCGGGGCTTGGCAAACTCGAGACCGTCGACCTGAAGGTGGGGGACGAATACCCTTTCTCCGCGGTGGTCAGGGCCCTGGCGGATGCCGCGTATGCGCGGGTCGACATGGTCACCCACCGCGGCGAGTTCGCCGTGCGCGGCGGCATCCTCGACGTCTTCCCGCCGACCTACGCGCACCCGGTGCGCATCGACTTCTTTGGCGACGAGATTGAGGCCATGCGCT
It contains:
- the sufU gene encoding Fe-S cluster assembly sulfur transfer protein SufU; translation: MSELDQLYQQIILEHAKARHGDGLNEAPEGCSHGESMQHNPVCGDQIRLRVQLEGTTLKDISWEGDGCSISMASASVLSEMASGLERDEFIGILEEFRELMRSRGAREANEEILGDAAAFAGVSKFPARVKCAMLSWVAAEAALLAANSQA
- the glmU gene encoding bifunctional UDP-N-acetylglucosamine diphosphorylase/glucosamine-1-phosphate N-acetyltransferase GlmU, producing the protein MSVQANAPAAVIVLAAGAGTRMKSAKPKILHEISGRSMLGHAIAAARGLEPSKLVAVVRHERERVVEHLLQILPDAIIADQDEIPGTGRAVQLGLEKLDESLEGTVVVTYGDVPLLTTELLSELVEVHDSEGNAVTVLTALLDDATGYGRILRAADGTVTGIREHKDASDEERAIREVNSGIYAFDAEILRTALNEVTTENAQGEMYLTDVLGIARANGGRVAAVVTEDRWQVEGANDRVQLAALGKEMNRRTLEAWMRAGVSIIDPATTWIDVEVALSNDVTIKPGTQLHGTTAIGTDAVIGPDTTLTDTSVGRGATIVRSDVTGSIISEGATVGPFAYVRPKTNLGPDAKIGAFYETKNVVVGRGSKLSHLGYAGDAEIGEFTNIGCGNITANYDGVNKHRTVIGSHVRTASNTVFVAPVTIGDGAYTGAGAIVRKNVPAGALALSVAPQHNAEGWTLAKRPGSPAAEAAFKSALDSGVATESADSAK
- a CDS encoding TetR/AcrR family transcriptional regulator translates to MSAIQRPRTRMTGVQRRLQLLDIARQLFSLRGVDGTTIEEIATAAGVSKPVVYEHFSSKEALYMEVVTNEYRELLTRITDSLSGDDSSRVLLEKAALALLTYIEDCTEGFRILVRDAPPSQPEGTYSTLLTKVTEQVEHILADEFSRRGFSAEDGSIYAQMLVGMVAMTAQWWLDARHPDKRTVAAHVVNLAWYGLTGLRKEPGLRDQMAAPATEQ
- a CDS encoding 50S ribosomal protein L25/general stress protein Ctc: MSKIITLDGELRTDFGKGAARQARRAGKIPAVIYGHGTEAVRVLLPAAATTLAVRGANALLNISVDGEDTVTLVKDIQRHALRQTVDHLDLLIVKKGEKVTVEVSVHVQGDLVAGASLSLDHAVIAVEAEAVALPEFVVANVAGIAAGSHILASDLVLPEGTALAIPGDVVIATVDAVASEADSAASAE
- a CDS encoding ribose-phosphate diphosphokinase; this encodes MSELSHNVDKKLVLASGRAHPELAEEVAAALGTELLPISAYDFANGEIYVRSGESVRGKDVFVIQAHPAPLNNWLMEQLIMVDSMKRASARRITVVAPFYPYARQDKKGRGREPISARLVADLFKAAGADRIMSVDLHTAQIQGFFDGPVDHLFAIPLLADYIRDLVGDDQVTVVSPDTGRVRVAEQWAERLGGAPLAFVHKSRDLTVPNQAVSKTVVGQIEGRTCVLIDDMIDTGGTIAGAVKVLKDAGAKDVIIAATHAVFSDPAAQRLAECGAREVVVTNTLPIPESKRFDTLKVLSIAPLLARAIKEVFEDGSVTSLFDGNA
- a CDS encoding SufS family cysteine desulfurase — protein: MSSASPQPQDAHIERLDDLEISRLRADFPILERSINGSALIYLDSGATSQKPSCVYEAEQHYYESFNAAVHRGAHSLAVEATDIFEQARSTVSNFIGANENELVWTSNATEALNLITYSFANASAGLGGEAAKRFALGEGDEIVVTELEHHANLIPWQELAARTGATLKYIPVDEHGALRMDLAEQIISARTRVLAFTHVSNVLGSITDVSALVALARNVGALTVLDGCQSVPHLPVDVKKLDVDFMAFSGHKMLGPTGIGGLYGRSELLDAMPPFLTGGSMITSVTMEKAEFLPAPMRFEAGTQRISQAHGLATAVSYLEEVGMDRVAAWEEHLGERMLTGLRQIPGIRVLGPEAGAARIGTAPFTVDGVHPHDVGQFLDARGIAVRVGHHCAQPLHRALGVNASTRASTYLYNTTSDIDALLNAVADVCGYFGVSK
- the nhaA gene encoding Na+/H+ antiporter NhaA, giving the protein MSQPQPPTPKPRTVLGLGSYSESLRIGEILRKETVGGMVLIFGAVVALIWANSPAADSYFALRDFHIGFEIAGIDLNLSLGHWAADGLLAVFFFLVGLELKKEFVAGDLRDFKRAVVPVAAAFGGVLVPALIFVAMNASTGGETLRGWAIPTATDIAFAVAVLAVIGSNLPSPLRIFLLTLAVVDDLIAIVIIAFVFTDDLRPPYLLMAIVPIALYAFLTHRWPKFFASKRWAPWLILLPLGAVSWALVFGSGVHATIAGVVLGFCVPVLRKDEPEKPGLAEKFEHRFRPLSSGFCVPVFAFFAAGVAIGGASGIASAFGDTVLWGIVFGLLFGKPIGIMSATWLVTRSVHANLDPDVRWGDLLGVTFLAGIGFTVSLLVSELSFGLESPHYDHAKVAVLLASLLAAILGSLWLRPRDRRYRLIAERNAVDKNHDGIPDVFQ
- a CDS encoding DUF2505 domain-containing protein, whose amino-acid sequence is MALNATTDLMHAPAAVIATLTDRAFAEHLTTMVGGELKSFEVAGDVAAAFTLTTVRSLPTDRAPEIARKFVGQTVEVTQVESWTAPAADGSRDATLKVTVGSLPVSVAGSESLRASAEGSALGIEATVSSSIPFVGGKIASAAEPFISKALALQGNTVSSWIERG
- the pth gene encoding aminoacyl-tRNA hydrolase; amino-acid sequence: MTSDTWLVAGLGNPGPGYAHNRHNVGQMVVDELASRMGGKFKTHSSRSQILEGRLGIGGPRLILAKPMTYMNLSGGPVGNLAKFFGIDATHVIAVHDEIDIPFDTVKLKLGGGEGGHNGLRDISKALGTKDYLRVRVGVGRPPGRMETADYVLKDFSKDEKKDLPFLVDNSADAVEYLVRLGLEAAQLKVHTS